The genomic DNA GTGTGCGCCAAGTCGAGCGACCACGGCATCATCCTCAAGGCCCGCGAGGAGGCAGAAACGGCCGACCTCGCCATTGAACAGATGACCTTCCGTAATGAGCGCAACTCACGTGTCATTGCCCGCGGGTGAATTCAGTGCCGCGCAGGCCGTCGCCGCCGGCACCGATTTCGCCGAACTCAAAGCCAGCCCCAAAGGCCTGTTCTGGAATGAATTTCGCCCGGCCGACGGTGCCTGCCGCATCTGGTGCTGGCGTGACCAGCAGGCACGCTGCCTCACGCCTGACGGCTTCAGCGTGCGCAGCCGGGTCTATGAATACGGTGGAGGCAGTTTCTGCCTGAGCGATGACGCAGTGGTGTTCGTCAACGAGAAGGACCAGCAGATCTATCACCAGGGACTTGATGGCGCGCCACCGCATGCGTTGACCCAGAATGCCCAATGCCGCTACGGCGACCTGCAATGGCACGACGGCCAAGTGCTGGCGGTCGAGGAGTGCCATGGCGAGAGTGTGGAACATCGCCTGGTGGCATTGGGTGAGGGCACCGTTGAAGTGCTCGCCGCAGGCGCTGATTTCTATGCATCCCCTACGATCAGCGCCGATGGCACACGTCTGGCCTGGATCGAATGGGACCGACCGGCGCAGCCATGGACAGTCACACGGCTGATGTGTCGCGAACGGCAAAGTGACGGTAGCTGGGGCGCGCCGCGCTGCATCGCGGCGAATGACGAATCCCTCCAGCAACCGCGCTTCGACGCTGAAGGGCGCTTGTACTGCCTGTCCGACCGTAATGGTTTCTGGCAGCCCTGGGGCGAGCTCGACGGGCTATGGCAAGCCTTGCCGGCCGAGCCTGCGGACCACGCTGCCGCCCCCTGGCAACTGGGCACCAGTACCTGGCTGGCACTCGGACCACAAAGCTACCTGGCCAGTTGGTTCGAAGGTGGCGTAGGGCAACTCGGGCTACGCACAGCCGACGGTCAGATGGAGCGTTTCGCCAGTGCCTATAGTCGTTTTCGTAGCCTGGCCATCGACGCCGGGCATCTCTACGCAATCGCTGCCTCGCCGATCAGCCCGCCAGCCGTCATTGCCATTGACCGGGCAAGCCACGAAGTACGGGTTCTGGCAGGCGGCGCCGAGTTACTGCCAGCCGATTGCATCAGCCTGCCGCAATCCATCCTCTACGACAGTGGCGGTGAGGTTGCCCATGGTTTCTTTTATCCGGCAGCCGGCGCCAAAGGGCCTTCCCCACTGGTGGTGTTCATCCATGGTGGGCCAACCTCAGCCTGCTAT from Pseudomonas putida includes the following:
- a CDS encoding alpha/beta hydrolase family protein, with translation MSATHVSLPAGEFSAAQAVAAGTDFAELKASPKGLFWNEFRPADGACRIWCWRDQQARCLTPDGFSVRSRVYEYGGGSFCLSDDAVVFVNEKDQQIYHQGLDGAPPHALTQNAQCRYGDLQWHDGQVLAVEECHGESVEHRLVALGEGTVEVLAAGADFYASPTISADGTRLAWIEWDRPAQPWTVTRLMCRERQSDGSWGAPRCIAANDESLQQPRFDAEGRLYCLSDRNGFWQPWGELDGLWQALPAEPADHAAAPWQLGTSTWLALGPQSYLASWFEGGVGQLGLRTADGQMERFASAYSRFRSLAIDAGHLYAIAASPISPPAVIAIDRASHEVRVLAGGAELLPADCISLPQSILYDSGGEVAHGFFYPAAGAKGPSPLVVFIHGGPTSACYPVLDPRVQYWTQRGFAVADLNYRGSTGYGREYRQALHLRWGQSDVQDACAAVEHLAERGLIDPRKAFIRGGSAGGYTTLCALAFHDVFRAGASLYGVSDPVALGRATHKFEGDYLDWLIGDPQQDAERYRQRTPLLHAEQINVPVIFFQGELDAVVVPEQTRSMLEALTANGIEAEGHFYAGERHGFRKAENLAHALEEEWKFYCRVLAL